GCTCCTATGTTTTCAGATTAACGGGAAATTAACGGGCTTAAGATAACACTTAACGCCCTGAATAAAGCCATCGTTCGCAAATCTTTTCACAAAATCACTTTTTCTGGCTGCTTTTCCAGGTAGCAGAGCATCGGTTTCGTATCAAGGCCGGGCTATCGTATATTTTTCTCTGAACATCGATCCGCTCCGGTCGAAACAAGAAAAAACGCCCCGACATGACATCCAGAAAGAACTTGCGGCAGAAACTGCACCACATCATCTTCGATTACGATACGATTCCCGCCAAAGCGTTCGATCTGGTGTTGATTGTGGCTATCCTGCTGAGCGTAACGGCTGTGATGCTCGATACTGTCAGCTCGATTCGCATCGGTTATGGCGAGCTGCTGTACGGACTCGAATGGTTCTTTACGATACTCTTCACCGTTGAATATCTGATCAGGATTTACGCTTCGGATTCCAGAGCGCGATACATCTTCAGCTTTTATGGCATCATCGACCTGCTGGCGATTCTGCCAACCTATTTCAGCATCTTCGTACCCGGCACCCAATACCTGCTCGTCATCCGCTTTTTCCGGGTGCTCCGAATCTTCCGATTGCTTAAACTGGTCAAGTTCGTCCAGGAAGCCGAGTTCGTCAAAGCCTCACTGATCGCCTCAAGCCGCAAAATTGTCTTCTTCCTCTTCTTCGTTCTGGTAACAGTGAGCATTATCGGGGCGCTCATGTACCTTATCGAGGGTGAAGAGAGCGGATTCACCAGTATCCCCAAAGGGGTATATTGGGCAATCGTCACCATCACGACGGTCGGCTATGGCGACATCTACCCGCAGACCGTGCTCGGGCGTACCCTCGCCTCCCTGCTTATGATCGTCGGCTACAGTATCATCGCCGTTCCGACCGGCATCGTCAGCGCTGAAATGGCTGCAATGCACGAAAAAATCGAGGCTGGCAACAAAAAAGAGGTTTCCTGCTGCGAATCTACCAAACACGACAAAGACGCCTGCTTCTGCAAAATCTGTGGCCGACCTCTGGGTTGAGATTCCACAATCACTCCCCTTCTTTATCCCTGCGACTGAGGCATAATGCCAGTATGAAGTTGTTCCTGTAAATGCCCCTGTTGTTTAATGAACGTTGGTTTTTCGACGATGTTACCGGTTCTTCTTGATTTGTTTTTTCGGTTAGAGTGGTGCTTTGCTCTGT
This portion of the Chlorobaculum parvum NCIB 8327 genome encodes:
- a CDS encoding ion transporter; amino-acid sequence: MTSRKNLRQKLHHIIFDYDTIPAKAFDLVLIVAILLSVTAVMLDTVSSIRIGYGELLYGLEWFFTILFTVEYLIRIYASDSRARYIFSFYGIIDLLAILPTYFSIFVPGTQYLLVIRFFRVLRIFRLLKLVKFVQEAEFVKASLIASSRKIVFFLFFVLVTVSIIGALMYLIEGEESGFTSIPKGVYWAIVTITTVGYGDIYPQTVLGRTLASLLMIVGYSIIAVPTGIVSAEMAAMHEKIEAGNKKEVSCCESTKHDKDACFCKICGRPLG